The Coccidioides posadasii str. Silveira chromosome 5, complete sequence genome has a segment encoding these proteins:
- the CDH1_1 gene encoding substrate-specific activator of APC-dependent proteolysis (EggNog:ENOG410QD8S~COG:D): MAERRGDRDRIRSAHSRAKSDRSTMPGNLVSPPGSNTPPTGRTKSNALHSASEPVRFRSRHGSEPINAGALAKALQDFENVGRQRERTPGSSPCRKRQRVYGDRFIPNREGQDLQASYSLLHEDGCPSTPSKGKRRPPHGEIHFQKTEEANRTYSRVLRNEFFGDTVPQSDLHTLSPERASNSLDPTRSHTPPSHKAASSLPPASITPSTPSKNLFSYSSPRKVSGNPTPSRTPHSGSNFNAHSDIYSLSPIRFDSQRILQSLRKQPRYVNKVPFKVLDAPDLADDFYLNLVDWGSTNILGVGLGSAVYMWDSVNGNVTKLCQLNEDTVTSVSWIQRVRSSLCIP; encoded by the exons ATGGCGGAAAGGCGAGGAGACCGTGATCGCATAAGATCTGCGCACTCGAGAGCTAAATCCGACCGCTCTACCATGCCAGGAAACCTCGTCTCCCCGCCTGGTTCAAACACTCCTCCAACAGGCCGTACAAAGTCAAACGCTTTACATTCCGCCTCCGAACCCGTTAGATTCCGCTCTCGCCATGGCTCAGAGCCAATAAATGCAGGCGCTCTTGCAAAGGCGCTTCAGGACTTTGAAAATGTTGGCCGTCAAAGGGAAAGAACCCCTGGTAGTAGTCCGTGTCGGAAGCGACAGAGGGTATACGGCGACAG GTTTATTCCCAACCGTGAAGGACAAGACCTACAAGCAAGCTACAGCCTGTTGCATGAAGATGGCTGTCCTTCTACGCCGTCCAAGGGGAAGAGAAGACCTCCACACGGGGAAATTCATTTCCAAAAGA CGGAGGAAGCAAACCGAACATATTCTCGAGTCCTTCGCAATGAATTCTTCGGCGACACCGTTCCACAGTCAGACCTGCACACGCTCTCACCCGAGCGAGCCAGCAACTCCCTTGATCCTACCCGTTCGCACACCCCTCCATCACATAAGGCTGCCTCATCCTTACCTCCAGCAAGCATCACGCCTTCGACTCCGAGCAAAAACCTCTTCTCCTACTCTTCACCGAGAAAGGTGTCTGGAAACCCGACACCGTCTCGAACTCCCCACAGCGGCTCCAATTTCAACGCTCATTCCGATATCTACAGCCTGTCCCCAATACGGTTTGATAGCCAGCGAATACTGCAAAGTCTGCGGAAGCAGCCAAGATATGTGAATAAGGTGCCATTCAAAGTCCTGGATGCTCCCGATTTGGCAGATGACTTCTATCTCAATCTCGTAGACTGGGGAAGTACGAACATTCTCGGAGTGGGATTGGGGTCTGCTGTCTATATGTGGGACTCCGTCAATGGCAATGTTACAAAACTATGCCAACTTAACGAAGATACCGTTACCAGCGTTAGCTGGATCCAAAGAGTAAGATCGTCCCTTTGCATCCCGTAA
- a CDS encoding uncharacterized protein (EggNog:ENOG410PXT1~COG:S~BUSCO:7760at33183) produces the protein MTTRCPVAFNLSGPSPLRALLYRLSACSVDPFQPRRRRFQSTAAQANTCENPDLPADRESDEIKNDVTNKSASLSCNSSPNTVSPENFERPPSRQTTVVQSPVLLRKAARTKLHEKIPRKTDFDVLKRNPWARALASPLRMCAATQARVPKDFLGDYGLVEHPQSGSPWMMPVRLLGDEIRSMALGPERKAHESEEGEKSQEQEEAGPSEELQVTAEPPRRKSRPQRLPVIRIANNPALLSRIAKGANTHATRSLLPYRWKYPNGFLTKKESDSIIWREDLPEFVLTHMRKNVVRGLKVSCIVGKDHRWSVLEIDPKSTLIDNLENGLKSLGNLKNIKCGAVLLLKPQPEGSPLDGSPSIPELVKLPLQGTQIPIFYLPRLLSEENLQELRDHHEFFTKNAVLFRPSGDKTIYTMQGLWRLHSYVTIGTS, from the coding sequence ATGACGACAAGATGCCCTGTGGCATTCAATTTGTCCGGCCCGTCTCCTCTACGCGCCTTACTTTACAGGCTTTCCGCGTGCTCAGTTGACCCATTCCAACCCCGTCGCCGGAGATTCCAATCCACAGCAGCCCAAGCAAACACGTGCGAGAACCCAGATCTCCCTGCAGACCGCGAATCTGACGAAATAAAAAATGACGTTACGAATAAGTCCGCTTCCCTTAGTTGCAACAGCTCACCAAACACCGTCTCTCCCGAAAACTTTGAACGTCCGCCCTCGCGCCAGACAACAGTTGTCCAATCCCCCGTCCTCCTCCGTAAAGCTGCCCGCACAAAGCTCCACGAGAAAATCCCCCGCAAAACAGACTTTGATGTCTTGAAACGCAACCCATGGGCCCGGGCACTGGCAAGCCCGTTGCGCATGTGCGCCGCGACACAAGCGCGGGTTCCCAAAGACTTCCTTGGCGATTATGGGCTCGTAGAACATCCACAGTCCGGATCACCGTGGATGATGCCGGTGCGGCTATTGGGGGATGAAATTCGGAGCATGGCATTAGGCCCTGAACGGAAAGCGCATGAAAGTgaggagggagagaaaagcCAGGAGCAAGAGGAAGCCGGGCCGTCGGAAGAGCTACAAGTCACAGCTGAGCCTCCACGACGGAAAAGCAGACCTCAGCGCCTCCCGGTGATTCGTATAGCGAATAATCCCGCACTGCTCTCTCGAATAGCGAAAGGGGCAAATACACATGCCACTCGCTCTCTGCTACCATATAGATGGAAATATCCCAATGGGTTCCTCACTAAGAAAGAGAGTGATAGCATCATTTGGCGGGAAGATCTACCAGAATTTGTGCTGACCCATATGAGAAAAAATGTTGTTAGGGGGCTTAAAGTCAGCTGCATCGTTGGAAAAGACCACCGGTGGAGTGTGCTGGAGATTGATCCCAAATCCACGCTGATAGACAACCTGGAAAATGGACTGAAATCACTGGGGAACTTGAAGAATATAAAATGCGGTGCCGTCCTGCTGCTCAAACCTCAGCCAGAAGGCAGCCCGCTCGATGGTAGCCCATCTATACCAGAGCTTGTAAAGCTCCCGCTTCAGGGGACCCAGATCCCTATCTTCTATCTTCCAAGGCTCCTCTCGGAAGAGAATTTGCAGGAGCTTCGAGATCACCATGAATTCTTCACAAAAAACGCTGTGCTGTTTAGGCCTTCGGGTGATAAAACTATTTATACGATGCAGGGTCTCTGGAGACTACATTCGTATGTGACTATTGGAACTAGTTAG
- a CDS encoding uncharacterized protein (EggNog:ENOG410PQJQ~COG:S~TransMembrane:3 (i58-83o103-125i153-172o)~BUSCO:11234at33183), with protein sequence MTTPDALRDAEHIADISNFSHDNDDERQMSSQLLDARKDIRSKAKTVLLNRLLHDFDLLIYCQLSSLYYMDCSIFHFAIRAVIQFGYLTPKPTFEPPENQPYIGAILTSNLLCMFLHCISAAPIAGEVSRGYLHGGLFIDFIGQKGPISKVRLIVMDILVMILQIIMMGIILEKENVKATSPRESSNSASGSHSPTSASRASQDIDSEERGVRRSRETEPPGADGIELQNLQPSDAQNNIHDERNEERDHERHRLLSDATPGAADHFDNSMHPRDEFLTGDSVIMELNIYKTFRDQWRRNTRTSTPAESSGSSTSISPRVYFRRRFGAHFGAGF encoded by the exons ATGACAACCCCAGATGCACTCCGAGATGCGGAACACATCGCTGACATCTCCAATTTTTCGCACGACAATGATGACGAACGCCAGATGTCGTCGCAGCTGCTGGACGCCAGAAAGGATATCCGGTCAAAGGCGAAAACCGTTCTCCTCAATCGCCTCCTGCATGACTTCGATCTCCTGATATACTGCCAGCTCTCTTCGCTGTATTACATGGA CTGCTCTATCTTCCACTTCGCCATCCGGGCAGTCATCCAATTCGGTTATCTCACTCCCAAACCTACCTTCGAGCCTCCTGAAAATCAGCCCTACATCGGAGCTATTCTCACCAGCAATCTGCTCTGCATGTTCCTTCATTGCATATCCGCCGCGCCTATTGCCGGCGAAGTCTCACGGGGCTACCTCCACGGAGGACTCTTCATTGATTTTATCGGACAGAAGGGCCCGATTTCAAAAGTTCGTCTGATCGTCATGGACATCCTAGTTATGATCCTGCAAATTATTATGATGGGGATCATATTGGAAAAGGAAAACGTCAAGGCCACCTCGCCCCGTGAATCATCTAATTCTGCATCGGGGAGTCACTCGCCTACGTCCGCCTCGCGTGCCTCCCAGGATATCGATTCGGAAGAGCGTGGTGTACGTCGTTCTAGGGAGACTGAGCCACCCGGCGCTGATGGCATTGAGCTGCAAAACTTGCAACCCTCAGATGCGCAAAATAATATTCACGATGAAAGAAATGAAGAAAGGGATCACGAGCGGCACCGTCTGTTATCTGATGCCACTCCCGGCGCAGCGGATCACTTCGATAACTCCATGCATCCTCGCGATGAATTCCTTACGGGGGATTCGGTGATTATGGAATTGAACATCTACAAAACCTTTCGCGATCAATGGCGGCGCAATACAAGGACTAGTACACCCGCTGAATCCTCCGGCTCGTCGACAAGCATTTCCCCCCGCGTTTATTTTCGACGACGGTTCGGGGCTCATTTTGGTGCAGGCTTTTAA
- the PDX1 gene encoding pyridoxine biosynthesis protein (EggNog:ENOG410PKBH~COG:C~BUSCO:12499at33183), translated as MAGRHSAARLSRCISSRYLPGARSSVRHFQSSVPACAEQSQPLYPSVAQLIRENNIPESDISKIPATGPKGRLLKGDVLSYIGAIPSDYPSSLSSQLFERAQLDLSNIRPAASSPPPPPPPQQQQPPTAPQADQRRPSEAPAAVSSEPIPAEPFETNLALPISLSRVLRVQKRVRSAIGVTIPLSTFIARATDIANDELPSTRTRARQEIADQLFAEVIGIRSSAADDLPATSRGDYFPDIISAAELDSAAEEPTTPAADIIDILSGKAPASNGARRSRTAAERPVTESDYKSSVFSLTVPASERLRGQAFLERMQAVLEDEPEKLVVL; from the exons ATGGCTGGGCGTCACTCGGCCGCACGACTGTCACGATGCATTTCCTCGCGATACCTGCCAGGAGCTCGTAGCTCCGTCCGCC ACTTCCAGAGCAGTGTCCCTGCATGCGCTGAGCAGTCCCAGCCCCTCTATCCATCTGTCGCCCAGCTCATCCGTGAGAACAACATCCCGGAATCCGACATATCCAAAATTCCCGCAACTGGACCCAAGGGGCGGCTCCTCAAAGGCGATGTGCTCTCCTACATCGGCGCCATCCCATCCGACTACCCATCAAGCCTCTCTTCCCAACTCTTCGAACGCGCACAGCTTGACCTGAGCAACATCCGGCCCGCAGCATCGtcgccgccaccaccaccaccaccacaacaGCAACAACCCCCAACAGCACCCCAAGCGGACCAGCGCAGGCCATCAGAAGCCCCAGCGGCCGTCTCGTCGGAACCAATCCCCGCAGAGCCGTTCGAAACCAACCTCGCCCTCCCGATCTCCCTGTCCCGCGTCCTCCGCGTCCAAAAAAGAGTCCGCTCCGCCATCGGAGTGACCATCCCTCTTTCGACATTCATCGCCCGCGCAACGGACATCGCGAATGATGAGCTGCCCTCCACGCGCACCCGCGCCCGTCAGGAGATCGCCGACCAGCTCTTCGCCGAGGTAATCGGCATCCGGAGCTCCGCGGCTGACGATCTCCCTGCAACATCGAGAGGAGACTATTTCCCGGATATCATCTCGGCGGCAGAGCTTGACTCTGCGGCCGAAGAACCCACCACCCCCGCAGCGGATATAATCGACATTCTCTCCGGAAAAGCACCCGCTTCTAATGGCGCTCGTCGCTCGCGGACAGCAGCAGAGAGACCAGTGACCGAGAGCGACTATAAGTCAAGCGTGTTCAGCCTTACTGTCCCTGCATCCGAGAGGCTCAGGGGCCAAGCTTTCTTGGAGCGGATGCAGGCTGTTCTGGAGGATGAGCCGGAGAAGCTGGTTGTCCTCTAA
- a CDS encoding uncharacterized protein (EggNog:ENOG410PGFT~COG:E~MEROPS:MER0003374~BUSCO:4155at33183): MRRNQEADRPPATRGLLEIYKKRSARWQSSRMRLNILESSLARTSQLSQTAIRTATNQPYRAHSTMTDFKEKALDFCSFVNASPTPFHAVASARTRLVDAGFKEIKEKDAWSSICKPGGKYYLTRNGSTIIAFAVGRKWKPGNSIAMLGAHTDSPCLRVKPVSKKRAEGFIQIGVETYGGGLWHTWFDRDLGIAGRVMARNNDGSISARLLRIDRPILRIPTLAIHFERQETFSFNKETQLFPIAGLVEAELSRVGGDHASTEPSKSEDKTDDAPTAPLKVITERHHPYLIELMASELALKPDDIVDFEILLYDTQKACLGGLLDEFIFSARLDNLNMSYCATMGFIESLSKSSALDNETSIRLVALFDHEEIGSKTAQGADSNALPAILRRLAVLPSSGKEDTSTAYEQSLSTSFLLSADMSHSVNPNYAFKYEPDHKPEMNKGPVIKINANARYATNSPGIVLVQEAARLAKSGGDTANTVGVPLQLFVVRNDSLCGSTIGPMLSAALGTRTVDLGNAQLSMHSIRETGGTKDVGYAVRLFKSFFENFSQLSQRIFVD, from the exons ATGCGGAGAAACCAGGAGGCGGATCGGCCACCGGCGACGAGGGGTCTGCTTGAGATTTATAAAAAGAGATCTGCCCGCTGGCAATCCTCTCGGATGAGACTAAACATCCTAGAATCATCG cttgcaaggaCAAGCCAACTCTCCCAGACCGCAATCCGGACAGCAACCAATCAACCCTACAGGGCCCATTCGACGATGACTGACTTCAAGGAGAAGGCACTGGACTTTTGCTCCTTTGTCAATGCATCCCCCACAC CTTTCCACGCCGTTGCCTCTGCCCGCACGCGCCTCGTCGATGCTGGCTTCAAAGAGATCAAG GAAAAGGACGCTTGGTCGTCCATCTGCAAGCCGGGCGGGAAATATTACCTGACTCGAAATGGCTCAACCATCATCGCCTTCGCCGTTGGCCGCAAATGGAAG CCCGGCAATTCCATCGCCATGCTCGGTGCCCACACCGACTCTCCATGCTTACGAGTCAAGCCTGTTTCTAAGAAACGTGCCGAAGGATTCATTCAAATTGGTGTCGAGACCTATGGAGGCGGTCTTTGGCATACAT GGTTTGATCGCGACCTAGGAATTGCTGGCCGTGTAATGGCCAGGAACAATGATGGCTCTATCTCTGCCAGACTTCTCCGCATTGATCGTCCAA TTCTCCGAATACCTACTCTCGCGATTCACTTTGAACGCCAGGAGACATTCTCTTTCAATAAGGAGACTCAGCTCTTCCCGATTGCCGGCTTGGTGGAGGCTGAGCTGTCCAGAGTTGGCGGCGACCACGCCTCAACGGAGCCGTCTAAGAGTGAAGACAAGACAGATGACGCCCCCACTGCACCTCTAAAAGTCATAACCGAACGTCACCACCCATACCTTATTGAGCTCATGGCATCTGAACTTGCACTCAAACCTGACGATATCGttgactttgagatcctccTCTACGACACCCAAAAGGCCTGTCTCGGTGGCCTCCTTGACGAGTTTATCTTCTCGGCGAGACTTGACAACCTCAATATGTCCTACTGTGCTACCATGGGCTTTATCGAATCTCTGTCCAAATCTTCGGCTCTCGACAATGAGACCTCGATCCGCCTGGTCGCTCTGTTTGACCACGAGGAAATCGGCAGCAAAACCGCCCAAGGTGCAGATTCGAACGCCCTGCCAGCGATCCTGCGCCGTCTTGCCGTCCTGCCCTCTTCGGGAAAGGAAGACACGTCTACCGCCTACGAGCAATCTCTATCGActtctttccttctttccGCCGACATGTCCCATTCCGTGAACCCCAACTACGCATTCAAATACGAACCGGATCACAAGCCCGAGATGAACAAGGGACCCGTGATCAAAATCAACGCGAACGCTCGCTACGCTACGAACTCTCCAGGAATCGTTCTCGTGCAAGAAGCCGCCCGCCTAGCCAAGAGCGGTGGCGACACCGCCAATACCGTCGGCGTGCCACTCCAACTCTTTGTTGTGCGCAACGACTCGTTGTGCGGAAGTACCATTGGCCCAATGCTGTCGGCCGCATTGGGAACTCGGACCGTGGACTTGGGTAATGCACAGCTGAGCATGCATAGTATTCGAGAGACTGGGGGAACAAAGGATGTGGGCTATGCCGTGCGTTTGTTCAAGAGCTTTTTTGAGAATTTCTCGCAGTTATCGCAGAGAATCTTCGTCGATTGA
- a CDS encoding uncharacterized protein (EggNog:ENOG410PFJB~COG:P~BUSCO:11667at33183): MAPKYLTGDSQAIKDFIDKFDVFLFDCDGVLWSGDIVFKGTVETLEMLRSKGKQVVFVTNNSTKSRLDYKKKLDKLGVPASHEEVFSSSYSAAVYISRILNLPPNKRKVFAIGETGIEQELQAENIPYIGATDPTYRRDITPEDYSKITAGDSSLLDPEVGVVLVGLDFHINYLKISLAYHYIRRGAIFLATNIDSTLPNAGSLFPGAGTISAPLIRMLGGIEPTSLGKPSPEMMMAVEGKFKFDRRRACMVGDRLDTDIRFGIEGGLGGTLGVLTGVCSKADFETATLPPMAYVDTLGDLLNGTA, from the exons ATGGCGCCGAAATACCTCACCGGCGACAGCCAGGCGATCAAGGACTTTATCGACAAGTTTGAT GTCTTTCTTTTTGACTGCGATG GAGTATTATGGTCTGGTGATATTGTCTTCAAGGGAACCGTCGAGACCCTAGAAATGTTGAGGAGCAAAG GAAAGCAGGTTGTTTTTGTTACCAACAATAGTACCAAATCGCGACTTGATTACAAGAAGAAACTAGACAAATTGGGCGTTCCTGCTTCTCAT GAAGAGGTCTTTTCTTCGTCCTACAGCGCCGCTGTTTATATTTCTCGAATCCTGAACCTACCCCCCAACAAACGGAAAGTCTTCGCCATTGGGGAAACCGGTATCGAACAGGAACTCCAGGCGGAAAACATTCCGTACATCGGCGCCACAGATCCCACTTACCGCCGTGACATCACTCCTGAAGACTACAGCAAAATCACCGCTGGCGACTCTTCCCTTCTGGACCCAGAGGTCGGCGTTGTCCTCGTCGGGCTAGACTTTCATATCAATTACCTCAAAATCTCCCTGGCATATCACTACATCCGGCGCGGCGCGATTTTCCTAGCCACCAACATCGACAGCACGCTTCCAAATGCGGGAAGCCTGTTCCCTGGTGCAGGCACAATTAGCGCTCCCCTGATCCGCATGCTGGGTGGCATCGAGCCGACATCTCTGGGTAAGCCGAGTCCCGAGATGATGATGGCGGTTGAGGGGAAGTTTAAATTCGATCGACGTCGAGCATGCATGGTGGGTGATCGGTTGGACACCGATATCAGATTTGGAATCGAGGGGGGACTAGGTGGAACTCTGGGGGTTTTGACTGGTGTTTGTTCCAAGGCCGACTTTGAAACTGCGACTCTGCCGCCAATGGCGTATGTGGATACGCTAGGAGATTTGCTTAACGGAACAGCATAG
- the CDH1_2 gene encoding substrate-specific activator of APC-dependent proteolysis (EggNog:ENOG410QD8S~COG:D): MTGHTLRVGALAWNDHILTSGSRDRIIYHRDVRSPDQYLRRLTGHKQEICGLKWNTEDGQLASGGNDNKLLVWDKLSETPLYRFSDHTAAVKAIAWSPHQHSLLASGGGTADRTIKFWNTATGSLIKEVDTGSQVCNLAWSKNSDEIVSTHGYSQNQIVVWKYPRMEQIASLTGHTFRVLYLAMSPDGQTVVTGAGDETLRFWKIFNKKGIKDHGRESKLAGLTTIR, from the coding sequence ATGACTGGACATACCCTTCGGGTAGGGGCCCTTGCCTGGAACGATCACATTCTTACTTCTGGCTCTCGCGACCGAATAATCTATCATCGTGATGTTCGTTCTCCCGACCAGTATCTCCGTCGATTGACGGGCCATAAGCAGGAGATTTGTGGCCTCAAATGGAACACGGAGGACGGCCAACTTGCATCGGGTGGCAACGACAACAAGTTGCTAGTCTGGGATAAGCTGAGTGAAACTCCGCTGTACCGCTTTTCCGACCATACGGCGGCCGTCAAAGCTATCGCTTGGTCGCCCCATCAACATTCCTTGCTCGCCTCAGGTGGAGGCACTGCGGACCGAACCATCAAGTTCTGGAACACCGCCACCGGGAGTCTCATCAAAGAAGTGGACACGGGCAGCCAGGTTTGCAATCTGGCTTGGTCTAAAAATTCCGACGAGATCGTCAGCACGCACGGCTACAGCCAGAACCAGATTGTAGTGTGGAAATACCCTCGCATGGAACAAATTGCATCGTTGACGGGCCACACGTTCCGTGTGCTATATCTGGCAATGAGTCCAGACGGGCAGACTGTGGTAACGGGGGCGGGAGATGAAACTCTACGGTTCTGGAAGATATTCAACAAGAAAGGGATAAAGGATCACGGCCGCGAGAGCAAGCTGGCCGGGTTGACTACGATTCGATAG
- a CDS encoding uncharacterized protein (EggNog:ENOG410PF8Z~COG:G~TransMembrane:12 (i49-67o87-107i119-136o142-161i173-196o208-226i274-294o314-335i342-360o372-389i401-423o443-462i)): MRNHMAAGWFYSPSQIKRYFATRISSLKPPRTKLTNPWHIMREVNRHQWLMFTVGFLGWTWDAFDFFTVTMCLTEIATDFGVSNADVSWGVTVTLMLRSVGALIFGIFSDRYGRKWPMIINLGLFVVLELGSAFTTNLTQFLAVRSLYGIAMGGLFGPAAATAMEDLPYDARGILSGLFEEGYALGYLLAAIFYRALVPTTSHSWRSLFWFGSVPPIPIMIFRYYLPETHHFEAMKAEREARLKIQAEEGRTSAKASGLRAFLQDAGKGIKENWVLLIYLVVIMVGFNSCSHGSQDFYPTFLKEQVGLGPTPVTVIACLGPIAALLSGPVIGYVSTVLGRRLTMLICCVFGGAIIPAYIFPREPSSLMAASFFQQFFVGGVWGPIPIYLSELSPPALRGLLVGLTYQLGNLGSSASATIQAIIGERFPLEDGPGGKKRFDYGKVIGIFMGAVFVFIFVFIILGPEMSQEERDEEAEAARQLERMKMEGKTFAEIGEERARLEHKLMRGEMEEAGEKTEVQHIDEKA; this comes from the exons ATGAGAAATCATATGGCAGCGGGGTGGTTCTACTCCCCCAGCCAGATAAAGCGCTACTTTGCGACTCGAATCTCGAGTCTCAAGCCACCTAGG ACGAAATTGACCAATCCATGGCATATTATGCGCGAAGTGAACAGACATCAATGGCTCATGTTCACCGTGGGCTTTTTGGGGTGGACCTGGGACGCATTCGACTTTTTCACAGTTACAATGTGTCTTACTGAGATCGCTACTGATTTCGGTGTGTCTAACGCGGACGTCTCATGG GGGGTGACTGTTACTCTCATGCTTCGGTCGGTCGGCGCTCTCATCTTTGGAATATTCTCAGATCGGTACGGAAGAAAGTGGCCCATGATCATAAACCTGGGATTGTTTGTGGTCCTCGAACTAGGATCAGCCTTTACTACAAACTTGACCCAATTCTTGGCTGTCCGTTCGCTTTATGGAATAGCCATGGGTG GGTTGTTTGGTCCTGCGGCTGCTACGGCAATGGAAGATCTACCTTACGACGCGCGTGGTATCCTCTCGGGATTGTTTGAAGAAGGCTATGCCCTCGGCTATCTCCTCGCAGCGATATTCTACCGGGCCCTAGTTCCCACCACTTCACACTCATGGCGAAGTCTATTCTGGTTCGGATCTGTTCCCCCCATTCCTATTATGATTTTCCGCTACTATCTTCCCGAGACCCATCATTTTGAGGCCATGAAGGCGGAGCGTGAAGCTCGTCTGAAGATCCAAGCCGAGGAGGGAAGGACATCGGCGAAAGCCTCCGGCTTACGTGCCTTCCTTCAAGACGCCGGCAAGGGCATCAAGGAGAACTGGGTTCTCCTCATCTACCTCGTTGTGATCATGGTCGGTTTCAACTCCTGCTCGCACGGCAGCCAAGACTTCTACCCTACCTTCCTCAAGGAGCAAGTCGGGCTCGGCCCAACGCCTGTCACTGTAATCGCATGTCTCGGCCCGATCGCAGCTCTCCTCTCCGGCCCGGTTATCGGGTACGTAAGCACGGTGCTCGGCCGCCGCCTCACCATGTTGATCTGCTGCGTCTTCGGCGGCGCGATTATTCCAGCATATATTTTCCCTCGGGAACCCAGTTCTTTGATGGCCGCCAGCTTCTTCCAACAATTCTTTGTCGGAGGTGTTTGGGGACCTATTCCCATATATCTGTCTGAGCTTTCACCCCCGGCTCTCCGTGGCCTTCTCGTCGGTCTAACCTATCAGCTTGGTAATCTTGGTTCTTCCGCATCAGCTACGATCCAGGCTATTATCGGCGAGCGATTCCCACTTGAAGACGGGCCAGGTGGGAAGAAGCGGTTTGATTACGGGAAAGTGATTGGAATCTTCATGGGCGCGGTGTTCGTGTTCATTTTTGTGTTTATAATTTTGGGGCCGGAGATGTCACAGGAAGAGAGAGACGAGGAAGCAGAGGCGGCGCGGCAGCTTgagaggatgaagatggaAGGGAAGACGTTTGCGGAGATTGGAGAGGAGAGGGCTAGATTGGAGCATAAGCTTATGCGTGGTGAGATGGAAGAGGCGGGAGAGAAGACAGAAGTGCAGCATATTGATGAAAAGGCGTAA
- a CDS encoding uncharacterized protein (EggNog:ENOG410PKQ8~COG:O~MEROPS:MER0000474~BUSCO:12254at33183) yields the protein MNSSRLFSLAARHVFRSPVRRYSSASNFIPPRGWTPTPFVTETLGGAWHTYDIFSRLLKERIVCLNGEVDETVSASIVAQLLFLEADNPEKQISLYINSPGGSVTAGLAIYDTMTYIQSPVSTICVGQAASMGSLLLCGGEPGKRFCLPHSSVMVHQPSGGYFGQATDIAIHAKEILRVRKQLNEIYRRHLTKDMSLEEIEKLMERDYFMGAKEALDMGIVDGIMDRRMKPKEEGPS from the exons ATGAACTCCTCCCGGCTTTTCTCGCTGGCGGCTCGCCATGTCTTCCGCTCCCCGGTCCGCAGGTATTCCAGCGCGTCCAACTTTATTCCCCCGCGCGGATGGACGCCAACACCGTTTGTAACTGAGACACTG GGAGGTGCCTGGCACACAT ACGATATATTCTCCAGATTATTAAAG GAGCGCATAGTATGCCTCAATGGCGAAGTCGACGAGACAGTTTCGGCCTCCATAGTAGCCCAACTTCTCTTTCTCGAAGCAGATAATCCAGAAAAGCAAATCAGTCTCTACATAAACTCCCCTGGAGGCTCAGTCACAGCCG GACTCGCCATCTACGACACGATGACCTACATCCAGTCTCCCGTGAGCACAATCTGCGTCGGTCAAGCGGCCTCGATGGGTTCTCTCCTCCTCTGTGGCGGCGAGCCGGGAAAGCGCTTCTGTCTCCCGCACTCCTCGGTCATGGTCCACCAGCCGTCGGGAGGCTACTTTGGACAAGCGACAGATATTGCGATCCACGCCAAGGAAATCTTGCGAGTCCGTAAACAATTGAATGAGATCTATAGGAGACATCTGACCAAGGACATGTCCCTTGAGGAGATCGAGAAGTTGATGGAGAGAGATTACTTTATGGGCGCAAAGGAGGCGTTGGATATGGGAATTGTAGATGGGATTATGGATCGCAGAATGAAACCGAAGGAAGAAGGTCCGAGCTGA